The Pseudomonas sp. G2-4 genome window below encodes:
- the tssH gene encoding type VI secretion system ATPase TssH, translated as MGEISRAALFGKLNSVAYKAIEAATVFCKLRGNPYVELAHWFHQLLQLQDSDLHRIIRQFNIEPARLARDLTEALDRLPRGSTSITDLSSHVEEAVERGWVYGSLMFGESQVRTGYLVLGILKTPSLRHALLGLSSEFDKVKVEALSERFDEYVGDSPENALTASDGFNAGAVPGEASGAMAPSAMGKQEALKRFTVDLTEQARSGKLDPIVGRDEEIRQLVDILMRRRQNNPILTGEAGVGKTAVVEGFALRIVAGDVPPALKDVELRSLDVGLLQAGASMKGEFEQRLRQVIEDVQASPKPIILFIDEAHTLVGAGGAAGTGDAANLLKPALARGTLRTVAATTWAEYKKHIEKDPALTRRFQVVQVAEPSEDKALLMMRGVASTMEKHHQVQILDEALEASVKLSHRYIPARQLPDKSVSLLDTACARVAISLHAVPAEVDDSRRRIEALETELQIIAREHAIGIAIGTRQTQSETLLSAERERLAELESRWAEEKTLVDELLATRATLRERVGVVDSEDASEASDNESHALREKLVDLQQRLTALQGETPLILPTVDYQAVASVVADWTGIPVGRMARNELETVLNLDQHLKKRIIGQDHALQMIAKRIQTSRAGLDNPSKPIGVFMLAGTSGVGKTETALALAEAMYGGEQNVITINMSEFQEAHTVSTLKGAPPGYIGYGEGGVLTEAVRRKPYSVVLLDEVEKAHPDVHEIFFQVFDKGVMEDGEGRVIDFKNTLILLTTNAGTELIAQVCKDPQNVPEPEEIAKALRQPLLEIFPPALLGRLVTIPYYPLSDEMLKAITRLQLNRIKKRVESTHKVAFDYDDAVIDLIVSRCTETESGGRMIDTILTNSLLPDMSREFLTRMLEGKALAGVRISAVDNELQYDFSDAA; from the coding sequence ATGGGTGAAATCAGTCGCGCCGCGTTGTTCGGCAAACTCAACAGCGTGGCCTACAAAGCCATCGAAGCCGCCACCGTGTTCTGCAAGCTGCGGGGTAACCCCTATGTGGAACTCGCCCACTGGTTTCATCAGCTGCTGCAACTGCAGGACTCGGACCTGCACCGCATCATCCGCCAGTTCAATATCGAGCCGGCACGCCTGGCCCGCGACCTGACCGAAGCCCTGGACCGCCTGCCACGGGGTTCGACGTCGATCACCGACCTGTCTTCCCACGTGGAAGAAGCCGTGGAACGCGGCTGGGTCTACGGCAGCCTGATGTTCGGCGAAAGCCAGGTGCGCACCGGTTACCTGGTGCTGGGCATCCTCAAAACCCCAAGCCTGCGCCACGCCCTGCTGGGCCTGTCGTCGGAGTTCGACAAGGTCAAGGTCGAGGCCCTGAGCGAGCGCTTTGACGAATACGTCGGCGATTCGCCGGAAAACGCCCTGACCGCCAGCGACGGTTTCAATGCCGGTGCCGTGCCCGGCGAAGCCAGCGGCGCCATGGCCCCCAGCGCCATGGGCAAGCAGGAAGCCCTCAAGCGTTTTACCGTCGACCTCACCGAGCAAGCCCGCAGCGGCAAGCTCGACCCGATCGTCGGGCGCGACGAAGAGATCCGCCAACTGGTGGACATCCTCATGCGTCGCCGGCAGAACAACCCGATCCTCACCGGTGAAGCCGGCGTGGGCAAGACCGCCGTGGTCGAAGGCTTCGCCCTGCGCATCGTCGCCGGCGACGTGCCGCCGGCCCTCAAGGACGTGGAATTGCGCAGCCTCGACGTGGGCCTGTTGCAGGCCGGCGCGAGCATGAAAGGCGAATTCGAACAACGCCTGCGCCAGGTCATCGAAGACGTCCAGGCCTCGCCCAAGCCGATCATCCTGTTCATCGACGAAGCCCACACCCTGGTGGGTGCCGGTGGCGCCGCCGGCACGGGCGATGCGGCCAACCTGCTCAAGCCAGCCCTGGCTCGCGGCACCTTGCGCACCGTGGCCGCCACAACCTGGGCCGAGTACAAGAAGCACATCGAAAAAGACCCGGCCCTGACCCGGCGTTTCCAAGTGGTGCAAGTGGCCGAGCCGTCGGAAGACAAGGCACTGCTGATGATGCGCGGCGTGGCCTCGACCATGGAAAAACACCACCAGGTGCAGATCCTCGATGAAGCCCTGGAAGCTTCGGTCAAGTTGTCTCACCGCTACATCCCGGCGCGCCAGTTGCCGGACAAATCCGTGAGCCTGCTGGACACCGCCTGCGCCCGCGTCGCCATCAGCCTGCACGCCGTGCCGGCCGAAGTGGACGACAGCCGCCGACGCATTGAAGCGCTGGAAACCGAGCTGCAAATCATCGCCCGTGAGCATGCCATCGGCATCGCGATTGGCACTCGCCAGACCCAGAGCGAAACCCTGCTGAGCGCCGAGCGCGAGCGCCTGGCCGAGCTGGAAAGTCGCTGGGCCGAAGAGAAAACCCTGGTGGACGAACTGCTCGCCACCCGCGCCACCCTGCGCGAGCGCGTCGGCGTGGTGGACAGCGAAGACGCCAGCGAAGCTTCCGACAACGAAAGCCACGCCCTGCGCGAGAAACTGGTGGACCTGCAACAGCGCCTGACGGCCCTGCAAGGCGAAACCCCGCTGATCCTGCCGACCGTGGATTACCAGGCCGTGGCCTCGGTGGTCGCCGACTGGACCGGTATCCCGGTGGGCCGCATGGCCCGCAACGAACTGGAAACCGTGCTCAACCTCGACCAGCACCTGAAGAAACGCATCATCGGCCAGGACCACGCCCTGCAGATGATCGCCAAGCGGATCCAGACCTCCCGCGCCGGCCTCGACAACCCGAGCAAGCCGATTGGTGTGTTCATGCTCGCCGGCACCTCCGGCGTGGGCAAGACCGAAACCGCCCTGGCCCTGGCCGAAGCCATGTACGGCGGCGAGCAGAACGTCATCACCATCAACATGAGCGAGTTCCAGGAAGCCCACACCGTGTCCACCCTCAAGGGCGCGCCACCGGGTTACATCGGCTACGGCGAAGGCGGCGTGTTGACCGAAGCCGTGCGGCGCAAACCGTACAGCGTGGTGCTGCTGGACGAGGTGGAAAAAGCCCACCCGGACGTGCATGAAATCTTCTTCCAGGTGTTCGACAAAGGCGTGATGGAGGACGGCGAAGGCCGGGTGATCGACTTCAAGAACACCTTGATCCTGCTGACCACCAACGCCGGCACCGAGCTGATTGCCCAGGTCTGCAAAGACCCGCAGAACGTGCCGGAGCCGGAAGAAATCGCCAAGGCCCTGCGCCAGCCGCTGCTGGAAATTTTCCCGCCGGCCCTGCTGGGTCGCCTGGTGACGATTCCGTACTATCCGCTCAGCGACGAGATGCTCAAGGCCATCACCCGCCTGCAACTCAACCGCATCAAGAAGCGCGTGGAGAGCACCCACAAAGTGGCTTTCGACTACGACGACGCGGTGATCGACCTGATCGTCTCGCGCTGCACCGAAACCGAAAGCGGCGGCCGCATGATCGACACCATCCTGACCAACAGCCTGCTGCCGGACATGAGCCGCGAGTTCCTGACCCGCATGCTCGAAGGCAAGGCATTGGCGGGTGTGCGGATCAGCGCTGTGGATAACGAATTGCAGTACGATTTCAGCGACGCGGCCTGA
- the tssF gene encoding type VI secretion system baseplate subunit TssF — protein MNPRLLELYNQELHHVRESAAEFAKEYPKIASRLSLSGMDCADPYVERLLEGFAYLTARVQLKLDAEYPTFTHNLLEIAYPHYLAPTPSMTVVQMQADPDEGSLSSGFPLPRDTVLRAALGRETQTCCEYRTAHEVTLWPLQVSQAEYFGNPSAVLGRLAASEPKAKAGLRLTLRTGAELPFKSLALDNLPLYLSGADEQPFRLYEQLLGNACAIFARQPGGNWVERLPQDALRSRGFDDADAALPVVPRAFQGYRLLQEYFALPHRFLFVDFTQLSRAVKRCDGQELELIVLFDRHDPSLEGSVGAAQFLPFCTPAINLFPKRLDRIHLSERVNEHHVIADRTRPMDFEVHSLTGLTGHGTGPEQPFLPFYAVRDPSRYGRDLAFYTVRREPRVLSSDQRRNGPRSTYIGSETFVSMVDSQQAPYRHDLRQLGVTALCTNRDLPLFMSVGNGKTDFTLADSAPVGAVRCVAGPSRPRASHAHDAKAWRLISQLSLNYLSLSEQGQGAAALRELLRLYGDSNDAALQLQIEGLREVSSKACTRRLPMPGPIVFGRGLEITLEFDENAFRGTGVFLLGAVFERFLARYVSINSFTETVIRTTERGEIMRWKAKPGRRPTL, from the coding sequence ATGAACCCGCGCCTGCTCGAGCTGTACAACCAGGAACTGCACCACGTGCGCGAAAGCGCGGCGGAGTTCGCCAAGGAATACCCCAAGATCGCCAGTCGGCTGTCGTTGTCCGGCATGGACTGCGCCGACCCCTACGTCGAACGCTTGCTGGAAGGGTTCGCCTACCTGACGGCGCGGGTGCAGCTCAAGCTCGATGCCGAATACCCGACCTTCACCCATAACCTGCTGGAAATCGCCTACCCCCATTACCTGGCGCCCACGCCGTCGATGACCGTGGTGCAAATGCAGGCCGATCCCGATGAGGGCTCGTTGAGCAGCGGTTTCCCGCTGCCTCGGGACACGGTCCTGCGCGCCGCCCTGGGGCGTGAAACCCAGACCTGTTGCGAGTACCGCACCGCCCACGAGGTGACGCTGTGGCCGCTGCAGGTCAGTCAGGCCGAGTACTTCGGCAACCCCTCTGCCGTGCTCGGACGCCTGGCCGCCAGTGAACCGAAGGCCAAGGCCGGCCTGCGCCTGACCCTGCGCACCGGCGCCGAACTGCCGTTCAAGAGCCTGGCCCTGGACAATCTGCCGCTGTACCTCAGCGGTGCCGACGAGCAACCCTTCCGCCTCTACGAACAATTGCTGGGCAACGCTTGCGCAATATTCGCCCGCCAACCCGGCGGCAATTGGGTGGAACGCCTGCCACAAGACGCACTGCGTTCGCGCGGTTTCGATGATGCCGACGCCGCGCTGCCAGTGGTGCCGCGGGCCTTCCAGGGTTATCGCCTGTTGCAGGAATACTTCGCCCTGCCCCACCGTTTCCTGTTTGTCGACTTCACTCAACTGAGCCGGGCAGTCAAGCGCTGCGATGGCCAGGAGCTGGAGTTGATCGTGCTGTTCGACCGTCACGATCCAAGCCTGGAAGGCAGTGTCGGTGCTGCGCAATTCCTGCCGTTCTGCACCCCGGCCATCAACCTGTTCCCCAAGCGCCTGGATCGCATTCACTTGTCGGAACGGGTCAATGAACACCACGTGATCGCCGACCGCACCCGGCCGATGGATTTCGAAGTGCACTCGCTGACCGGCCTCACCGGCCACGGCACCGGGCCGGAACAGCCGTTCCTGCCGTTCTATGCGGTGCGTGATCCCTCCCGCTACGGGCGCGACCTGGCGTTCTACACGGTCCGCCGTGAACCGCGGGTATTGTCCAGCGACCAGCGACGCAACGGCCCGCGCTCGACCTACATCGGCAGCGAAACCTTCGTCAGCATGGTGGACAGCCAACAGGCGCCCTACCGTCATGACCTGCGCCAACTGGGCGTGACAGCGTTGTGCACCAACCGCGACCTGCCGCTGTTCATGAGCGTGGGCAACGGCAAGACCGATTTCACCCTGGCCGACAGTGCGCCGGTTGGCGCGGTACGCTGCGTAGCCGGGCCGAGTCGTCCACGGGCCAGTCATGCCCACGACGCCAAGGCCTGGCGCTTGATCAGCCAGCTCTCGCTGAATTACTTGTCCCTCAGCGAGCAAGGCCAGGGCGCCGCTGCCCTGCGTGAACTGCTGCGCCTGTATGGCGACAGCAACGACGCGGCGCTGCAGTTGCAGATCGAAGGCCTGCGGGAAGTCAGCAGCAAGGCCTGCACCCGGCGCTTGCCGATGCCCGGCCCGATCGTATTTGGCCGGGGCCTGGAAATCACCCTGGAATTCGATGAAAACGCGTTTCGCGGCACCGGCGTGTTCCTGCTCGGCGCCGTGTTCGAGCGCTTCCTGGCACGTTACGTGTCGATCAACAGTTTTACCGAGACGGTGATCCGTACCACCGAACGCGGCGAGATCATGCGATGGAAAGCCAAGCCCGGACGTCGTCCGACCCTGTGA
- the tssE gene encoding type VI secretion system baseplate subunit TssE, which yields MVTEIAARDRLQPSLLDRLTDDDPTNPKESADKRVLSLTQLKASVLRDLAWLLNTTSLLDADATLHTPAGTSVVNFGLPALAGNSASNVDIAALETLIHQAIATFEPRILRHTLRVRARATAEMNHNALSFEIEGDLWAQPVPLRLMLQTDLDLESGHVRVVNADQRRRP from the coding sequence TTGGTAACCGAAATCGCCGCCCGCGATCGCCTGCAACCGTCCCTGCTGGACCGGTTGACCGACGACGACCCGACCAACCCCAAGGAAAGCGCCGACAAACGCGTGCTGTCCCTGACCCAATTGAAAGCCTCGGTGCTGCGGGACCTGGCGTGGCTGCTCAACACCACCTCGTTGCTGGACGCTGATGCCACCTTGCATACCCCGGCGGGCACCTCAGTGGTGAACTTCGGACTACCGGCGCTGGCCGGCAACAGCGCCTCGAACGTCGACATCGCGGCCCTGGAAACGCTGATCCACCAGGCCATCGCCACGTTCGAACCGCGGATCCTGCGCCACACCTTGCGCGTGCGCGCCCGGGCGACCGCCGAGATGAACCACAACGCCTTGAGTTTCGAGATCGAAGGCGATCTCTGGGCCCAGCCCGTGCCGCTGCGCCTGATGCTGCAAACCGATCTGGACCTGGAGTCCGGGCATGTGCGCGTGGTCAACGCCGATCAGCGGAGACGCCCATGA
- the tssG gene encoding type VI secretion system baseplate subunit TssG, whose protein sequence is MESQARTSSDPVSTLDAMHQEPWEYDFFQALRRIECESPELPRLGHSLRLADDPLRLGQQADCTFAPATLASVQPGSDGAPARLEQFFFGLGGPNGPMPLHITEYVRERQRNNGDSTSKRFLDVFHHRLLSLFYRAWAEARPTISHDRPDDDYWSARLAALSGRGMPSLLKQGLIPDTAKLHYSGHLSAQTRYPDGLKAILSEYFGLPVEIEEYVGQWLELPERSRLGVNAQLGVDFCLGRYVWDRQHKFRIRLGPLKLVDYMGMLPGSQPFNELVAWVAEYLGHELDWDLNLVLEQPEVPALQLNGRFRLGFNTWLGRPETDANDLILARHYAEQANTSQTSRSHEHG, encoded by the coding sequence ATGGAAAGCCAAGCCCGGACGTCGTCCGACCCTGTGAGTACCCTGGACGCGATGCACCAGGAGCCCTGGGAATACGACTTCTTCCAGGCGCTACGGCGCATCGAGTGCGAATCCCCCGAGCTGCCGCGCCTGGGTCATTCCCTGCGCCTGGCCGATGACCCGCTGCGCCTCGGCCAACAGGCCGATTGCACCTTCGCCCCGGCGACCTTGGCCTCGGTGCAACCGGGCAGCGACGGTGCACCGGCACGCCTGGAGCAGTTCTTCTTCGGCCTCGGCGGCCCCAACGGGCCGATGCCGCTGCACATCACCGAATACGTGCGCGAACGCCAGCGCAACAACGGCGACAGCACCAGCAAACGTTTTCTCGATGTGTTTCACCACCGCTTGCTCAGCCTGTTTTACCGGGCCTGGGCCGAAGCGCGGCCGACGATCAGCCATGACCGCCCGGACGATGACTACTGGTCCGCACGCCTGGCCGCCCTCAGCGGCCGGGGCATGCCGAGCCTGCTCAAACAAGGGCTGATTCCCGACACGGCGAAGCTGCATTACAGCGGCCACTTGTCAGCGCAAACCCGCTACCCGGACGGCTTGAAGGCCATCCTCAGCGAATACTTCGGCCTGCCGGTGGAGATCGAAGAATACGTCGGCCAATGGCTGGAATTGCCGGAACGCAGCCGCCTTGGCGTCAACGCCCAACTGGGTGTGGACTTCTGCCTGGGCCGCTACGTGTGGGATCGCCAGCACAAATTCCGCATTCGCCTGGGGCCGCTCAAGCTCGTCGACTACATGGGCATGCTGCCTGGCAGCCAACCGTTCAACGAGCTGGTGGCCTGGGTCGCCGAATACCTGGGCCACGAACTGGACTGGGACTTGAACCTGGTCCTGGAGCAGCCGGAAGTCCCGGCGCTACAACTCAATGGGCGTTTCCGCCTGGGTTTCAATACCTGGCTGGGGCGCCCCGAAACAGATGCCAACGATCTAATACTGGCCCGGCATTACGCCGAACAGGCCAACACCTCACAGACCTCAAGGAGCCATGAGCATGGGTGA